A stretch of the Nissabacter sp. SGAir0207 genome encodes the following:
- a CDS encoding LysE family translocator, whose product MSITDSLLAYTFAVTLLTLTPGLDTALILRTATAEGGKRAFQAAMGINTGCFIWGALVAFGLGALIAVSELAYDLLKWCGAAYLCWLGLNMLLRPRQSLATGTAGATGSNGFLRGVLGNVLNPKIGVFYVSFLPQFIPAGHSPVLWTFLLVALHVLIGTLWSSTLILATHRLSAVLRRPGVVAWMDRSTGVLFMLFAAKLALSKR is encoded by the coding sequence ATGAGCATCACGGACTCCCTGCTGGCCTATACCTTTGCCGTTACCCTGCTGACTCTCACGCCGGGGTTGGATACGGCGCTGATCCTCAGAACGGCCACCGCCGAGGGCGGCAAGCGGGCATTTCAGGCGGCGATGGGGATCAATACCGGCTGTTTTATCTGGGGGGCGCTGGTGGCCTTCGGGCTGGGGGCGCTGATCGCCGTCTCTGAACTGGCCTATGACCTGCTGAAGTGGTGTGGGGCGGCCTATCTCTGCTGGCTTGGCCTCAACATGCTGCTGCGGCCGCGCCAAAGTCTGGCAACCGGAACGGCTGGCGCAACCGGCAGCAACGGTTTCCTGCGCGGCGTGCTAGGCAATGTGCTGAACCCAAAAATTGGCGTGTTTTACGTCTCCTTCCTGCCGCAGTTTATCCCGGCGGGCCACTCCCCGGTGCTCTGGACTTTCCTGCTGGTGGCGCTGCATGTGCTGATCGGCACCCTCTGGTCATCCACGCTGATTCTGGCGACCCACCGCCTTTCAGCGGTATTGCGTCGCCCCGGCGTGGTGGCCTGGATGGATCGATCCACCGGCGTGCTGTTTATGCTGTTTGCCGCCAAATTGGCGTTGAGCAAACGCTGA
- a CDS encoding sugar phosphate isomerase/epimerase, which translates to MDQPDANKLSINTATLRAQWKLEQIIDGCARHAIRGISPWRDQVQALGLQETARRLRSHDLTVTGYCRGGMFPGATPQDRQERAADNRRAVDEALELNAACLVLVVGGLPAGSKDLAGARQQVRDGLSALLEYARPLGMPLAIEPLHPMYAADRACVNTLAQANTLCDELGDDGLGIAVDLYHTWWDPQFLPEVARAGRQRILAFHICDWLVPTRDLLMDRGMMGDGVIDIRGCRQAVEAQGYRGFHEVEIFSEHNWWKRDPDEVLLTCKARHLEHG; encoded by the coding sequence ATGGATCAGCCGGATGCCAATAAACTCTCCATCAACACCGCCACGCTGCGCGCGCAGTGGAAGCTGGAGCAAATAATTGATGGCTGCGCGCGCCACGCCATCCGTGGCATCTCGCCCTGGCGGGATCAGGTGCAGGCGCTCGGCTTGCAGGAGACCGCCCGCCGCCTGCGCAGCCACGATCTGACCGTCACGGGCTACTGCCGGGGCGGGATGTTCCCCGGCGCAACGCCGCAGGATCGGCAGGAGAGAGCAGCAGATAATCGGCGGGCGGTGGATGAAGCGCTGGAGCTGAACGCCGCCTGTCTGGTGCTGGTGGTCGGCGGGCTGCCGGCCGGCTCGAAGGATCTGGCCGGGGCGCGCCAGCAGGTGCGGGATGGCCTGAGCGCCCTGCTGGAGTACGCCCGGCCGCTGGGAATGCCGTTGGCGATTGAGCCACTGCACCCGATGTATGCCGCAGATCGCGCCTGCGTCAACACTCTGGCACAGGCCAATACGCTGTGTGATGAGCTGGGCGACGACGGGCTGGGCATCGCGGTGGATCTCTACCACACCTGGTGGGACCCGCAGTTCCTGCCAGAGGTGGCGCGTGCCGGTCGCCAGCGCATTCTGGCGTTCCACATCTGCGACTGGCTGGTGCCCACCCGTGACCTGCTGATGGATCGCGGCATGATGGGCGATGGTGTCATCGACATTCGCGGTTGCCGTCAGGCGGTGGAGGCGCAGGGCTATCGCGGTTTCCACGAGGTGGAAATTTTCTCTGAACACAATTGGTGGAAACGGGACCCGGACGAGGTGCTGCTGACCTGCAAGGCCCGCCACCTCGAGCACGGCTGA
- a CDS encoding TetR/AcrR family transcriptional regulator, which yields MASRVAKDKGEAADRQSRILDAARAEFAEKGFDGARVDSIAERARANKQLIYYYFTNKDVLFTRVLEEAYRDIRQQEAALGLDALPANEAILQLVEFTWNYYLKNPAFIRLLNSENQLKARHLKTSDAAVVDINRSWISITQGLLDRGRQEGNVRPDINAMQLNINISALGFFYLINLSTLSIVYQRDLGEPAALAERLAVMKECIAAWIRPVGEIPQH from the coding sequence GTGGCGAGCAGGGTTGCGAAGGACAAGGGCGAAGCGGCTGACCGCCAGAGCCGGATACTGGATGCCGCGCGGGCGGAGTTTGCCGAGAAAGGCTTTGACGGCGCGCGCGTTGACAGCATCGCGGAGCGCGCACGCGCGAACAAACAGCTCATCTACTACTACTTCACCAATAAAGACGTGCTCTTTACGCGGGTGCTGGAGGAGGCCTACCGGGACATCCGCCAGCAGGAGGCCGCGCTGGGGCTGGACGCACTGCCGGCCAACGAGGCAATTTTGCAACTGGTGGAGTTTACCTGGAACTACTACCTGAAGAACCCGGCCTTTATCCGCCTGCTCAACAGCGAGAACCAGCTCAAGGCGCGCCACCTGAAAACCTCGGACGCCGCGGTGGTGGACATCAACCGTAGCTGGATCAGCATCACCCAGGGGCTGCTCGACCGGGGTCGCCAGGAGGGCAACGTCCGGCCGGATATCAACGCCATGCAGCTCAATATCAACATCTCGGCGCTGGGCTTTTTCTACCTGATCAACCTCTCGACGCTCTCTATCGTCTACCAGCGCGATCTGGGCGAACCGGCGGCACTGGCAGAACGGCTGGCGGTGATGAAAGAGTGCATCGCTGCGTGGATCAGGCCGGTGGGAGAAATTCCTCAACATTGA
- a CDS encoding DUF4440 domain-containing protein, producing MNRYFMEVMDAHTAIEQWLGEGAGEQQALLGRFSQGFSMVTLGGQLLDFSELSAFFGRQRGAKPGLAIQIDCLSLLAEWEGGAVVTYRERQQQPGTEATTRWSSVVFALEEEQPRWRHLHETLQPLG from the coding sequence ATGAACCGCTATTTCATGGAAGTGATGGACGCGCACACCGCGATTGAACAGTGGCTCGGCGAGGGCGCGGGCGAGCAGCAGGCGCTGCTGGGTCGTTTCAGCCAGGGATTTTCGATGGTGACGCTGGGCGGGCAGTTGCTGGATTTCAGCGAGCTTAGCGCCTTCTTTGGCCGCCAGCGCGGCGCGAAGCCGGGGCTGGCGATCCAGATAGATTGCCTCTCCCTGCTGGCGGAGTGGGAGGGCGGCGCGGTGGTGACCTACCGCGAGCGGCAGCAGCAGCCGGGTACGGAGGCGACCACCCGCTGGTCATCGGTGGTGTTCGCGCTGGAAGAAGAGCAGCCGCGCTGGCGGCACCTGCACGAGACGCTCCAGCCGCTCGGCTGA
- a CDS encoding Gfo/Idh/MocA family protein, producing MAQIPVGIIMHGVTGRMGKNQHLIRSIVKIREQGGVALANGDRLMPDPILIGRNAEKIEALAKAHGITRWGTDVDQALENPNDTIFFDAATTQARPTLLKKAISKGKHVYSEKPVALGLDEALDLYHYAREKGVCHGVVQDKLWLPGLQKLRLLNESGFFGDLLSVRGEFGYWVFEGDLQPAQRPSWNYRKEDGGGIILDMICHWRYVIDNLFGEIKSLSCIGATHLPQRWDEQGQPYPATADDAVYATFELHNGAIVQINSSWCVRVRRDDLVTFQVDGVKGSAVAGLTDCFTQAGVNTPKAVWNPDIRQTHDFFADWAAVPDNQSYDNAFKVQWELFLRHVWGEGDYRWNLLEGAKGLQLVDLALKSWKERRWVDVPSLER from the coding sequence ATGGCGCAAATCCCTGTCGGAATCATTATGCATGGCGTCACCGGACGCATGGGAAAAAACCAGCACCTGATCCGTTCGATTGTCAAAATCCGTGAGCAAGGCGGCGTTGCGCTGGCAAACGGCGATCGCTTAATGCCAGATCCGATCCTGATTGGCCGCAACGCGGAGAAAATTGAGGCGCTGGCCAAGGCCCACGGCATTACCCGCTGGGGCACCGATGTGGATCAGGCGCTGGAGAACCCAAACGACACCATCTTCTTTGATGCCGCCACTACCCAGGCGCGCCCGACGCTGCTGAAAAAGGCCATCAGCAAAGGCAAGCATGTCTACAGCGAGAAACCGGTGGCGCTGGGGCTGGATGAGGCGCTCGATCTCTACCACTATGCCCGTGAAAAGGGCGTCTGCCACGGCGTAGTACAGGACAAGCTCTGGCTGCCCGGCTTGCAGAAGCTGCGCCTGCTCAATGAGTCCGGCTTCTTTGGCGATCTGCTGTCGGTGCGTGGCGAATTCGGCTACTGGGTGTTTGAGGGCGATCTCCAACCGGCACAGCGCCCCTCCTGGAACTACCGCAAAGAGGATGGTGGCGGCATCATCCTCGACATGATCTGCCACTGGCGCTACGTGATCGACAACCTGTTCGGTGAGATCAAGAGCCTGAGCTGCATCGGTGCCACCCACCTGCCGCAGCGCTGGGACGAGCAGGGCCAACCCTACCCCGCCACCGCCGACGACGCGGTCTACGCCACCTTCGAACTGCACAACGGGGCCATCGTCCAGATCAATAGCTCCTGGTGCGTGCGGGTACGCCGTGACGATCTGGTCACTTTCCAGGTGGATGGCGTGAAAGGCTCGGCCGTGGCTGGCCTGACCGACTGCTTCACCCAAGCGGGGGTCAACACGCCCAAGGCGGTGTGGAACCCGGACATCCGCCAGACCCACGACTTCTTCGCCGACTGGGCAGCGGTGCCAGATAACCAGTCCTACGACAACGCCTTTAAGGTGCAGTGGGAGCTGTTCCTGCGCCACGTCTGGGGCGAGGGCGACTATCGCTGGAACCTGCTGGAGGGCGCGAAGGGCCTGCAACTGGTCGATCTGGCGCTCAAAAGCTGGAAAGAGCGCCGCTGGGTCGATGTCCCGTCACTGGAACGCTAA